ATATTTGCTATACTTGTGTCATCTTTTTAACTAATTTGTAGTTGTATATGGAATTTGCGGTGTTCAAAAATTTTACTAAGTAGTACATTACATACTAAAATTTTTGAACACCACAAATTCCATATACAACTACAAATTAGTTAAAAAGATGATACAAATATAGCAAATATCTTATAAAATTCAATAACAACTAATTTAACAAGCAAGTTTAGAATGTACAGAAAATCttatgtcacgtcctgataaattcatcccgaattaaaaatcattcgctaaaaggaataatagaattaattaaaattcgaaaagaaattggcaaacactaaaatacgtacaagaaaaattcaaatgtggctcggagaatttttgttaaattctccttggtctaaaaggagccctcaaattttacttgaattttcagagcgccggaaatatttattaagcaacaaaaacaattatcaaagtttattaaaaagaaaaacctaaaaaaataaatcctcttcctcctttgggccaagcccagcccaaagtctccctctcctccctctctttctctccctctccttctcttcctccttctcttgggccttccctccccctcccggccccagctccctcctcctccttcctcccggcctgccTTGGCCCAGCAGCCCGGCCCAAgccaggccgagccgagccagtcgcgtgcacgcgcgccgcgcgtgcgctgactgcgcgcgctgaccgcgtgggacccacgcgccggtcgtcttcctcctcccgcacggcctcctctctctcccgtgaaaacCCTAGTTCGTTCCTCCCTCGAATCCGCGCGATTTAAgcgttggattccaaaattaattggggggaattaatcccctttccttcctctcccttttccccctaATCTCCCCTTTAATCGTGCACTATTTTGACCGGAACGGCTGCGCCATTCATGgccgccttccatggccgccgggcgcCTTTTCCGCCaccgttccccgctcctcccgtggccggctccctccccacgcctataaaatggaatccccatccttcgttctatcgttttagccccttcccgagcctccccgtggtcgtatcacctctccccgccttctccttctctctctccgacgccggccggcctccagccgcctctccctcctcgcccgagcgccgtccggtcgcgccatcgccgccctcggcctcgcagccgcctcctctcccccggtcagccctccgtttcgcggggaaatcaccggagacgtgtcctcgccggcaaaacagtggcgttgccgccactgtactgcctccagccgcccctgccgcgccgctcaGGTGCGGGCCGGCTGCGCCGTCTCCTCTctcggcgtcgccgcgtcgacctccaccccggcctgctcTCGGTTTCACCGGAACGCCGTCGTCCGCGTCGGTctcgccctccgcctcgccggagttcctCCGGCAGCCCCGTCTGCCGTGcctgtgcgccggccgacgtcgccatctccaCCCCCGGCAttgcagcggcaaggtcgccctcgccctcgccctcgccctcgcctcccctccacccgaacgccgccggtgtccgtcatcgtcttcaccgttcatcctcgccggctcgtcgtctcgcggcaccgcctccgtcgtcggcatcgcagcggcgtgttcctcgccatcctcgcctccgtgcagccgctgccggctgccctcgtcgtctcctcgccggccccggtcgtcgtcgtcgtcgtcctcccgtcgttcccggtcgtcgtggcgttcgtccctccgtcaagccgttctcgtccgtcgtccgcgttcgtcaagtgtgccgctgcagccccgtcgtcgtcttcgtcctcggctccgcgtcgtcaagcctcgtgccggccgcgtctcgccttcatccaaggatcgccgccgaagtcgtcccctcgccgttcgtcccCGTAgttcccggccgcctccgccgcgcccgttcgtcgttgtcgttcccacgcctcgtcgcgtggtggtaaggatccctctccctcgctgccccgtcctcgtcctttcggtgtcgcccgtgcctgttatgcggttgtcgaccccggtacccgtgtaccggtgtcggtagtcgttcgcttgcgcgtgtggtgaccgtgttagtgtgcccgctcggtagccgcgtggtttccacgtgtgcagcccgcgtggtgtctagtggagtccgtttgtcggccactcgcctcggttgacacacggggtccgcttccgtcgacccgtggaccgtctctgtgtactcggtctaccgcggtcctttttgttgacatgtggggtccgcatgtcaacggcgcagccttcctgtcttttccaggctagcgcttacacctgttttatagttgcaaagcttaattataataatccgcaaatctccatataacagcattaaacttcggatgatcatatcttggtcatacgagctctgaatcgacccgttcaagtctcctaatgtttgttataacctaaagaaccgtgtgctttctttttatgtattgttattgcttctttataggcttgtagctttgcttgtgtgcttcgcgtagcttctgtcgttccggaggttcccgaagcgtggttcgcggtcgtcgccgaaggttcggaaggccgttatctctgagcaaggcaagtcacatcatccttgaacatattgaatcccagtttataaaattattttgatttaaattattgcattgtcgctttatttaaattcccgcgttatcactgttttatttagccatgcctatttacctttgttatgaccttattattattgttattgttattattaccttgttcaccctagattaaacaaaaccccaactagtggatactctactcatggtaccactagtatgattttaggtagatgcttcgctgtttaattaggtaacattaggtggttttacaactctagactttgggatattctcatcacctggacactatggaatggtttggttattgtggattTGGCTTCACACATCCCCCTCtgttcaaaatccccaaaatggttttaggctgggctcggggtgcatggttttgatagtagcacctcggccatataaggaccagtcttcgggcctctgttgcaaagcactaccgtacttccacatgtctagtgggtaaggcttagtttgtggctcagtctggttataaacaaaagtacacggatggagatggacgaagtcgggggtcgatggacatctctaggacaaatgaaggctacacgagctgcggcccggtagtcaagatgtcatggcacagggctggtgtcctgctgctaggggctcaatcctgcctgctgtcccggaggttccggccgtaggtggggttgggtcggtactcttgtctatggctaggatgggttgggaactatgtcacgtcttccgtccgtataccgtggtggtatgtggcacgtggttacacgtgaggaagatgtgtcttgtgggtaaagatgtacacctctgatcagagtataatctattcgaatagccgcgccctcggttatgggcaagccgagcaatgtacccaagttagtgttttaattcttaaaatttgcttaactactaaaatgtggaatggttggcctgggttggcttgggacaagctgggacccagggtcgggttgccagttcggtctgaatcatcgtaggccttgggttaaggcaggttcgtgagggttcacggccttaaTTAATagcactgtgtagctctaggatcgtctttataaaatggctttgggcaactaagtgacttttaaatgctgtttactgcaaaacttaaccccgatattattatccccttgtacccccttgcattaattatgcatctccggtgtgacttgctgagtactgtggttgtactcattcttgctcaatctttcccctcttcagtaagagaagctttggagaagaagtcttaggtggagtcctggcttataccccagttgagcgcctgtgaagatggagccgtaggcccgctagtccgctgctgtttatttttgattgtcaggccttaagtgcctttgtaataatgtatatactatcgatataataaagatgtgtcttttatatcatgtttgtgtggtgtaccccggcttttcctgggacggggattaatacactagcgttcgggaaaaggcaattttctcggtcgcgacaagctggtatcagagccatctcgactgtaggataagccaagtggataaaacctaaggacatattttataaataaaactatttgcgaaagttccatttttctccttcccctaatgctatttgcaaaaggtttactcccttcttccttcttcggatttcaactagtactagatggttagttttgcaaagaagaagatgtcgtcaattgtctgccgaagctccagaaggctgcaggatccgctagtgaagtgaaggaagcagtgaagccagctgtgaagcaggagtgaagatcttggagaacccgtcgcagaacctaagccaccctctagtgtttcgtttgtcgtgtgtttccttgcttgtgtgtgtagcgcgtggtttgcatcggtgggttgtgatgtaaccatgctaggttgtttgcttaatcaacttgcagaataagcctaacatacatcataacagcaaaagacttagatctgttaaggtcctatccttagtttctaacctgtctctcccctttgttttccctctctccctctccaaacctttgcaacagatggctgacaatgagaaaggcaataaggtcagaagtcaggacattggtacctcaagctcccgagtgaatgaagcaccagacaccagttgtgtgacactggtccaacacctgattaaccagaaccgattgcttatagagatactacagcagcatcagacgccaattctgaacctgagtcaaatacaacctcaagtgcagttggaggcagtccaagcactcacaccacaagtcagcatgccgccagcatcccgaaggacccatggtgacgtgccacatgttgactcaaaagaagcaagtatcatttgttttatgtgtgatgagcaagggcactatgcaagggagtgtcctcagcagaaaagaaaaacaccaatgcgaaccgaagatgaagtccgtaagatgatcattaccagcactgaatagcctccaccaggaatgacaaaacgtcagagaagaaataccttccgaggtgcaccacagttgacagagcatcttttagctaatggaggtagagtgtctgatagtgaagattcagatcaagtctcctcagatgatgaagatgagaagtctccccaaggtttcaaccagaataaaatggaacgtaaggcatgctctcgttgtggagaaatcggtcatgttgccagctcgtgtgccactacatgcgttcattgtgaggaagaccatccacccgacaggtgtccaacgagcaggatcacttgtttcttttgtgaaggaactgatcatgtaccaaaagattgtcaattcagttttctgctgacgaagaagatggccaaccaacccgccagttccaatggagagaagcatcaaggcaacacaaatcctcgccaagattacagtttcagcctaactccagtgccaggacagaggaatcaaaatgagaaaagaaaatgccgagtccgggaagatatctgttgcttcaattgtcaaggaatgggtcatttcgccgacaagtgcccaaaaccgagaaacatagctgccagcacgtcagtccacgcaactccctgcaatcagaagcttgctcctcagcgaattgtcatccaggcatcccgaagcagtcctatagcccgtgttgcaacagctccaactccagcgagtgcattaccacaaggtgtcaatgctcaatttcagccccagccatcagttgacaagacagaggccagtatcggcattgtacctttggatgttccagcacagcagccaagaaatcaagtacaagatgaagaacccgagcgtaagaaagttattgtctGTTACAACTGTAGTACCTGTTAAGGAAGCAGACATGCCAATCGccaagtggtcactggagcaaatgcagtacctgttaagcctagcgctagtcagaagcaaccataatactcttatatcggtgttcaaatacttttgttttatagttgttccccgtcaatcatgtaataacagagaaacatgagataatgaatgagtttgataagtttattaaggatccatgttaagattgcaagtgctgtgagtggtgtacattttgttgttgattagggagacctagggtctcatttccgtaAGCATAATCTGTTATGAATCAAATAACCTAGCGATTGATggcgaagaaaatcaagtgatcaaccaaagagacatttgtttggactaagagtttcagatgcgtcttcttcggatcaaaggcaacaatCGTCAGTCTAGCTTTTGACGAACTACTTCAAGGTTTCTCTGAAAGACAGCAcgcccaaggacctcattgcCCCAGAAGCATCCTCAACACCCGGAGCGAAGAGTACCTGGTTGAgaaaggtcgaaaggtgattaatGGAAGAGATCGGAAAAGATGTTTGGTTACTGGGAAAAGAAgaaggtcgaaaggtgattgataaaggataaCAAGAACCATGATTTGTGTCACTCGAGGAAGACTCCCGATAGCAATCAACCCTACAACAGTTGCCCTGTCGTTAAAGTAGGTGAATTCACGAGTAAGAGAGATGACCACAGGTAGAAGTACTTCTATGGGGACAAGGATGGAAACTTTTGTGACATGACCAAGAAGTCAAGAAGTAAAACCTGAACAGTGGAATCTAAAGCTCGGTTCAACCTTGGGCTTTGTATCAGATGCTACTAGGATAAAAGCACTTGCACTAGTATCGTTCAACGCACTTTCCTAGCAATCGATCCAtcgagaaagaacacatcaaggctgaAGGTGCAAATGAATAcgtgaatgctaaatgatgacaacatgaagagaatagtggaaagtaaactgaacataaagaaagtgaatccgagtagtttgttcgtgagagctattcccagttatgaatcaagtgatatgttcgaagataatctacagaggtcagattaaaatcgcatctaacaacgaagcctcagatttggcaggataatgattagacaataacaaatccagcagtaaagccatttgggaagacgtcaaagtatatcaagtgggataagttggttctcttgggaagcataattcaaaggcaaagttatcgacccttgcatcaaatagcagaagtagctatcacccggagaccaggaaagctaatatgaggcagttggtggcaagttagaagtaaatgacaagcatgatattctcatgatgacaagcatggtatcctagtaatgacgagctgatctcgacgcataACGTGAAATGGGTAACTTctatgaggttgacgccaaaaatatgaactatgcgaagttctggaactgaagcaccatcttcaagtgccgcaacccagtcgaagtcagctaaaggttcaaccagggacaagtcgggtgaagagaagattccatctgcaataggagatcgagccaagcagtccagagtggagaagttttgttaggcaagtttgttatagaagacggagcggaagaagtcagacaagaagagaagaccgcccaacctatcttcatgctagcctcctcgaatctcggggacgagattcttgtaaggggggtggatttgtcacgtcctgataaattcatcccgaattaaaaatcattcgctaaaaggaataatagaattaattaaaattcgaaaagaaattggcaaacactaaaatacgtacaagaaaaattcaaatgtggcccggagaatttttgttaaattctccttggtctaaaaggagccctcaaattttacttgaattttcagagcgccggaaatatttattaagcaacaaaaacaattatcaaagtttattaaaaagaaaaacctaaaaaaataaatcctcttcctcctttgggccaagcccagcccaaagtctccctctcctccctctctttctctccctctctttctctccctctccttctcttcctccttctcttgggccttccctccccctcccggcccagctccctcctcctccttcctcccggcctgcctcggcccagcagcccggcccaagccaggccgagccgagccagtcgcgtgcacgcgcgccgcgcgtgcgctgactgcgcgcgctgaccgcgtgggacccacgcgccggtcgtcttcctcctcccgcacggcctcctctctctcccgtgaaaacCCAGTTCGTTCCTCCCTCGAATCCGCGCGATTTAAgcgttggattccaaaattaattggggggaattaatcccctttccttcctctcccttttccccctaATCTCCCCTTTAATCGTGCACTATTTTGACCGGAACGGCTGCGCCATTCATGgccgccttccatggccgccgggcgccttttccgccgccgttccccgctcctcccgtggccggctccctccccacgcctataaaatggaatccccatccttcgttctatcgttttagccccttcccgagcctccccgtggtcgtatcacctctccccgccttctccttctctctctccgacgccggccggcctccagccgcctctctctcctcgcccgagcgccgtccggtcgcgccatcgccgccctcggcctcgcagccgcctcctctcccccggtcagccctccgtttcgcggggaaatcaccggagacgtgtcctcgccggcaaaacagtggcgttgccgccactgtagtgcctccagccgcccctgccgcgccgctcaGGTGCGGGCCGGctgcgccgtctcctccctcggcgtcgccgcgtcgacctccaccccggcctgccctcggtttcaccggaacgccgtcgtccgcgtcggtctcgccctccgcctcgccggagttcctCCGGCAGCCCCGTCCGCCGTGcctgtgcgccggccgacgtcgccatctccaCCCCCGGCAttgcagcggcaaggtcgccctcgccctcaccctcgccctcgcctcccctccacccgaacgccgccggtgtccgtcgtcgtcttcaccgttcatcctcgccggctcgtcgtctcgcggcgccgcctccgtcgtcggcatcgcagcggcgtgttcctcgccatcctcgcctccgtgcagccgctgccggctgccctcgtcgtctcctcgccggccccggtcgtcgtcgtcgtcgtcctcccgtcgttcccggtcgtcgtggcgttcgtccctccgtcaagccgttctcgtccgtcgtccgcgttcgtcaagtgtgccgctgcagccccgtcgtcgtcttcgtcctcggctccgcgtcgtcaagcctcgtgccggccgcgtctcgccttcatccaaggatcgccgccgaagtcgtcccctcgccgttcgtcccCGTAgttcccggccgcctccgccgcgcccgttcgtcgttgtcgttcccacgcctcgtcgcgtggtggtaaggatccctctccctcgctgccccgtcctcgtcctttcggtgtcgcccgtgcctgttatgcggttgtcgaccccggtacccgtgtaccggtgtcggtagtcatTCGCTTgcgcgtgtggtgaccgtgttagtgtgcccgctcggtagccgcatggtttccacgtgtgcagcccgcgtggtgtctagtggagtccgtttgtcggccactcgcctcggttgacacacggggtccgcttctgtcgacccgtggaccgtctctgtgtactcggtctaccgcggtcctttttgttgacatgtggggtccgcatgtcaacggcgcagccttcctgtcttttccaggctagcgctt
Above is a window of Oryza sativa Japonica Group chromosome 10, ASM3414082v1 DNA encoding:
- the LOC136353734 gene encoding proline-rich receptor-like protein kinase PERK2, translating into MAAFHGRRAPFPPPFPAPPVAGSLPTPIKWNPHPSFYRFSPFPSLPVVVSPLPAFSFSLSDAGRPPAASPSSPERRPVAPSPPSASQPPPLPRSALRFAGKSPETCPRRQNSGVAATVLPPAAPAAPLRCGPAAPSPLSASPRRPPPRPALGFTGTPSSASVSPSASPEFLRQPRLPCLCAGRRRHLHPRHCSGKVALALALALASPPPERRRCPSSSSPFILAGSSSRGTASVVGIAAACSSPSSPPCSRCRLPSSSPRRPRSSSSSSSRRSRSSWRSSLRQAVLVRRPRSSSVPLQPRRRLRPRLRVVKPRAGRVSPSSKDRRRSRPLAVRPRSSRPPPPRPFVVVVPTPRRVVACSFACVLRVASVVPEVPEAWFAVVAEGSEGRYL
- the LOC136353620 gene encoding proline-rich receptor-like protein kinase PERK2, whose amino-acid sequence is MAAFHGRRAPFPPPFPAPPVAGSLPTPIKWNPHPSFYRFSPFPSLPVVVSPLPAFSFSLSDAGRPPAASLSSPERRPVAPSPPSASQPPPLPRSALRFAGKSPETCPRRQNSGVAATVVPPAAPAAPLRCGPAAPSPPSASPRRPPPRPALGFTGTPSSASVSPSASPEFLRQPRPPCLCAGRRRHLHPRHCSGKVALALTLALASPPPERRRCPSSSSPFILAGSSSRGAASVVGIAAACSSPSSPPCSRCRLPSSSPRRPRSSSSSSSRRSRSSWRSSLRQAVLVRRPRSSSVPLQPRRRLRPRLRVVKPRAGRVSPSSKDRRRSRPLAVRPRSSRPPPPRPFVVVVPTPRRVVACSFACVLRVAFVVPEVPEAWFAVVAEGSEGRSL